A region of Candidatus Nezhaarchaeota archaeon DNA encodes the following proteins:
- a CDS encoding acyl--CoA ligase yields MVNFTSFLDSNAIYYGDKPALVYPKCEETISHRALLDKVNSLALELKSLGVGKGDRVVVITGNRPETIISYLAIWRVGAIAVPANPDFKSEELTYIMSDSEPRAVIALDFVCTDVLPKVNYDFNKVAIISLSGVGNTYSLNTMIKASSPKIRPENCSLDDLCQIQYTSGTTGKPKGAMLTHGNWMAAVEAERWVLKLTDEDVYLGFYPHFHVGVSWGITALRYGATFIMMERFNLDEYLRLARDYKVTVLSGMPPVLHSLVHAPPGSEDYLKSARCIITGGALTPEEVWKRFVERYPHIKVVNAYGLSETIVVGTATAVPAGFQQLSRGFKSIGAPVGYCEVKIVDAEDPSKELPPGEVGEIALRGPGVAKGYWRKAEETKKAFLPDGWFLTGDLGYVDHDGILYITARKKDVIIMSGWKIYPAEVENVLLKHPKVSEAAVFAKYDERRGEVPAAAIVLKPGVQATAEEIINFCKERMAGYKVPRYVIFLESLPKVGGWKILYRVLREKYGGFPAQEVRR; encoded by the coding sequence GTGGTGAATTTCACGTCGTTCTTGGATTCTAATGCGATTTACTATGGTGATAAGCCAGCGCTAGTCTATCCGAAGTGTGAGGAGACAATATCGCATAGAGCTCTCTTAGATAAGGTTAACAGCTTAGCTCTTGAGCTAAAGAGCTTGGGTGTTGGGAAGGGCGATAGAGTTGTCGTGATCACTGGCAATAGACCTGAGACGATTATAAGCTACTTAGCCATATGGAGGGTGGGGGCCATAGCTGTCCCAGCCAACCCTGACTTTAAGTCAGAGGAATTAACCTACATAATGAGTGATTCGGAGCCTAGAGCAGTGATAGCACTTGACTTCGTGTGCACGGACGTGCTCCCGAAGGTTAACTACGACTTCAACAAGGTTGCAATTATATCTCTCAGCGGAGTAGGCAACACGTATAGCCTGAATACCATGATTAAAGCCTCCTCACCCAAAATTAGACCTGAAAACTGTTCTCTGGATGATTTATGCCAGATCCAATACACATCAGGGACTACAGGTAAGCCCAAGGGTGCTATGCTGACTCACGGCAACTGGATGGCTGCTGTTGAAGCTGAGAGGTGGGTGCTGAAGTTAACAGACGAGGACGTCTACTTGGGCTTCTACCCCCACTTTCACGTTGGGGTTAGCTGGGGCATAACAGCTCTTAGGTATGGAGCGACCTTCATCATGATGGAGCGCTTTAATCTGGACGAGTACCTAAGGCTAGCTAGAGATTACAAGGTGACAGTGCTCTCGGGCATGCCGCCAGTACTACATTCCTTAGTTCATGCACCACCAGGATCAGAGGATTACTTGAAGTCAGCGAGGTGCATCATAACTGGTGGAGCGCTGACGCCTGAAGAGGTCTGGAAAAGATTTGTTGAGAGGTATCCTCACATTAAGGTTGTCAATGCGTACGGCTTGTCGGAGACTATAGTTGTGGGAACTGCTACAGCAGTTCCAGCAGGTTTCCAGCAGTTATCTAGAGGATTCAAGAGCATTGGCGCCCCAGTAGGTTATTGCGAGGTTAAGATTGTCGATGCCGAAGACCCCTCAAAGGAATTGCCGCCAGGTGAAGTGGGCGAGATAGCTCTTAGAGGACCTGGAGTAGCTAAAGGGTATTGGAGGAAGGCTGAGGAAACAAAGAAGGCCTTCCTACCCGATGGCTGGTTCTTAACCGGTGACTTAGGCTACGTGGACCATGATGGAATCCTCTACATAACTGCCAGGAAGAAGGACGTTATAATAATGTCGGGCTGGAAGATCTACCCAGCTGAGGTTGAGAACGTACTTCTCAAGCATCCAAAGGTTTCTGAGGCTGCAGTCTTCGCTAAGTACGATGAAAGGAGGGGGGAGGTTCCAGCAGCTGCAATAGTATTGAAGCCTGGTGTACAAGCGACAGCTGAAGAAATAATTAACTTTTGCAAGGAGAGAATGGCTGGCTATAAGGTTCCAAGATACGTCATCTTCCTTGAATCCCTACCAAAGGTTGGTGGCTGGAAGATCCTGTATAGGGTTTTAAGAGAGAAGTATGGAGGTTTTCCAGCTCAAGAAGTTCGTAGATAG
- the amrS gene encoding AmmeMemoRadiSam system radical SAM enzyme, with product MLYSQLPNGVVECNLCYRRCRIASGHVGFCGVRRNVEGTLYSLVYGKAIAANVDPIEKKPLFHYYPGSAVMSIATVGCNFRCKFCDNWVISQSKEIEGFSFPPEKVVSSSLRHGCHGISYTYTEPTIFFEYAYDTAKLAKEKRLFNTFVTNGYMTPEAVRTIAPYLDAATVDFKGSGDPKFYREFMSVPDPEPIFETLKEMKRCGIFIEVTNLIVTKYGDDMNRLRGLASRIVEVLGKDVPFHVLRFHPDYQLFDVSSTPVSTLEKAAEIAKEEGLKYVYIGNVPGHELEHTYCPSCGLKVIERFSFDILRWNLKPDNTCPKCGERMNIIGSLQRGGNKWLSLI from the coding sequence ATGCTATACTCTCAACTGCCTAATGGGGTTGTTGAGTGCAATCTATGTTATAGGCGATGTAGGATAGCAAGTGGGCATGTGGGCTTTTGTGGTGTTAGGAGAAACGTTGAGGGCACGCTTTACAGTCTGGTTTATGGTAAGGCGATAGCTGCTAATGTTGATCCGATAGAGAAGAAGCCCCTCTTCCACTACTATCCTGGATCTGCCGTAATGAGCATAGCGACTGTTGGATGCAACTTTAGGTGTAAGTTCTGTGATAATTGGGTCATAAGTCAGAGTAAGGAGATTGAAGGGTTTAGCTTCCCACCTGAGAAGGTTGTCTCCTCATCCTTAAGACATGGATGCCACGGAATAAGCTACACCTACACGGAGCCGACGATATTCTTCGAATACGCATACGATACGGCTAAGCTAGCTAAGGAGAAGAGGCTCTTCAATACCTTCGTAACCAACGGATACATGACCCCCGAGGCCGTTAGAACTATAGCTCCATACTTAGACGCTGCGACAGTCGACTTCAAAGGGTCTGGGGATCCAAAGTTCTATCGAGAATTTATGTCTGTACCAGACCCAGAGCCCATCTTCGAGACCCTAAAGGAGATGAAGAGGTGTGGTATATTCATTGAAGTGACAAACCTCATAGTAACGAAGTATGGTGATGACATGAATAGGCTTAGGGGGCTAGCATCCAGGATTGTAGAGGTCTTGGGTAAGGATGTACCGTTCCACGTGCTTAGATTTCATCCAGATTATCAGCTATTTGATGTATCTTCAACTCCAGTTTCAACGCTTGAAAAGGCGGCTGAGATAGCTAAGGAGGAGGGTCTTAAGTACGTCTACATAGGCAACGTGCCTGGCCACGAGTTAGAGCACACTTACTGCCCTAGTTGTGGTTTAAAGGTCATAGAGAGGTTCTCCTTTGATATATTAAGGTGGAACCTTAAGCCCGACAACACTTGCCCTAAGTGTGGAGAGAGGATGAACATCATTGGGAGTCTTCAAAGAGGAGGCAATAAGTGGTTGAGCTTAATATAA
- a CDS encoding SPOUT family RNA methylase, protein MIIAKTLIGMENVAATRIKELDPNAKIQVSPQGFAGLLLIESQDEENLLRSINQSVVEVERAFKSVVECRADLKELSSRAAEAVRGLISPDETFAVRTTRRGRHEFTSVDVNVAVGAAIKEATGALVNLNNPDKVVAVEVVSDRAYVAVYPGSEEYKKFTPHKRPILKVLRRMSIVQMPYLGDERTSKTMGIRIGRAIQTFEVGELVIAFIGPVNAKQLRDFIDGVYEGIRTRYEIQRRVYGREVHKVPVMVQDLFQLVRERANENIVVFEPEGSYIGSISGKLRDLLLSGRRVNILVGSREGIPKGVFRFASAVVDLCPGVTIATDFAASSAIIALASLLQAEVEGQGT, encoded by the coding sequence GTGATAATAGCAAAGACGCTCATCGGGATGGAGAACGTAGCTGCAACTAGGATTAAGGAGCTAGACCCTAACGCTAAGATTCAAGTATCACCTCAAGGATTTGCTGGTCTATTGCTTATTGAATCACAAGATGAGGAGAATCTCTTACGCTCAATAAATCAGAGCGTTGTCGAGGTGGAGAGAGCATTTAAGTCTGTGGTTGAGTGTAGAGCGGACCTCAAAGAGCTATCTTCAAGAGCTGCTGAAGCTGTTAGGGGCTTGATAAGCCCCGATGAGACCTTTGCCGTTAGAACTACGCGACGTGGAAGGCACGAGTTCACAAGCGTCGACGTGAATGTGGCGGTGGGAGCTGCTATTAAGGAGGCTACTGGCGCATTGGTTAACCTCAATAATCCCGACAAGGTCGTAGCCGTAGAGGTAGTAAGTGACAGAGCTTACGTAGCGGTTTACCCTGGAAGCGAGGAATACAAGAAGTTCACGCCTCACAAAAGACCTATACTAAAAGTTCTAAGAAGAATGTCGATAGTTCAGATGCCATATCTTGGTGATGAGAGGACGTCGAAAACCATGGGCATTAGGATAGGCAGGGCAATACAAACATTCGAAGTGGGCGAGCTAGTGATAGCTTTCATAGGCCCCGTTAATGCAAAACAGCTTAGAGACTTCATTGATGGAGTTTATGAGGGGATAAGAACGAGGTACGAGATTCAGCGTAGAGTGTATGGAAGAGAGGTTCACAAGGTCCCAGTAATGGTTCAAGACCTCTTCCAACTTGTTAGAGAGAGAGCAAACGAGAATATAGTGGTCTTTGAACCTGAGGGGAGCTACATAGGTTCCATAAGCGGTAAGCTGAGGGACCTATTGTTGAGCGGTAGAAGGGTCAATATACTAGTAGGCTCGAGAGAGGGAATTCCAAAGGGAGTGTTTAGGTTCGCATCGGCAGTCGTAGACCTGTGCCCTGGAGTAACGATAGCTACAGACTTCGCTGCTTCAAGTGCGATTATCGCACTAGCATCTTTACTACAAGCTGAGGTTGAGGGTCAAGGGACTTAA
- a CDS encoding AAA family ATPase translates to MSLSMRKIEEEKPWWLTRPKLRALLSLPLHLANRDYRRWKNARLTPKKLKKRLHELDKKFPKKREDLIGRDKEFQAIMTAIAYHVIEDPAVRGLFKGAPPPKFFILKGSTGTGKSMLAEICLREAVVHGLSLGVNVQPIVVNADEIFHPLYGQSLRNLAAIFKRAKDTPSVIFFDEFHSIGMKVERPMYGADREDVRVQDAFIEYLNKILDTNERVIVIAATNKFEAIREDIRRRAFVLDLDQNITRDMLLAVLKAELNKYGWTYLNPEEVMSILEKSVSAYRQTQLTPFDIIDACNKVRSRKVEPVREKLFKRLGLLREEEFSYKVTIDDFKLVARELRGYVEQEKSTEVLSSVLKIKPAVSYRDIGGLFGIKEKIFKIISLSLKPELASKLNWVPPKGFLLWGEPGCGKTYLSKAVAKENDATFFYVPAAQLLINAKWVGEPEKNIKDLFQLARRHAPSIIFFDEFDVIAGKRKGDPVSDRLTAQILTELDGLQPLENVIVIAATNRLDVIDEAVLNRFEPYIIEVPLPRNDEERLDVIRVHLRQYLPHLHDEVTPERVLSIIKRFRVVSPRVVAEVIKEANRLRSQEVVAASECVKALSIGDKVRLTEVMEMYKEDLERIRELVGSTDIEVLSKVTPEVYKVRLYHFEKAAELLEHEVDKELMDAQESMVTEGPGVALGLATDPQGRRGILLIVECSVKKGSGKVHVTGAAKSVTIAPMTSVEDVSVIESAQNAVDYVKMYVEEKLGIDLSDYDFRFQIVSPLEGIPGGGVSGPSLGLTFSVAAISELAGLSSSQSVVMTGKSDIKGKVGPVGGLGWRGAGKILAAIKTRRIKIKKFIMPKWNYENARDEVKVLEEAGITVIPVERQVEAWLHALDVSEEEMLEKIAKNMSAKQANRAKGPLEQIGEDEAPRSY, encoded by the coding sequence ATGAGCTTATCGATGAGGAAGATTGAGGAGGAGAAGCCTTGGTGGCTTACTAGACCAAAGCTTCGAGCACTCTTATCACTACCATTACACTTAGCTAATAGAGATTATAGGCGATGGAAGAATGCTAGGTTGACACCAAAGAAGCTTAAGAAGAGGCTTCACGAGCTTGACAAAAAGTTCCCGAAGAAGAGGGAGGACCTAATTGGAAGGGATAAAGAATTCCAAGCGATAATGACGGCCATAGCTTACCACGTGATTGAAGATCCTGCTGTGAGAGGATTGTTTAAGGGGGCTCCACCACCAAAGTTCTTCATACTGAAGGGCTCAACCGGCACTGGGAAATCCATGCTTGCTGAGATTTGTCTTAGAGAGGCTGTAGTTCACGGACTCAGCTTAGGGGTCAATGTCCAACCGATAGTGGTCAACGCTGATGAAATATTTCACCCACTCTACGGTCAGTCTTTGAGGAACTTGGCAGCAATATTCAAGAGGGCTAAAGACACGCCAAGCGTCATCTTCTTTGATGAGTTTCATAGCATAGGCATGAAGGTCGAGAGACCTATGTACGGAGCTGATAGGGAGGACGTGAGGGTTCAAGACGCCTTCATAGAGTACTTAAACAAGATACTAGACACAAACGAGAGGGTGATCGTGATAGCCGCCACAAATAAGTTTGAAGCGATTAGAGAGGATATTAGGAGGAGAGCCTTTGTCTTAGACTTAGACCAGAACATTACAAGAGACATGCTACTGGCTGTCTTAAAGGCTGAGTTAAACAAGTATGGATGGACTTATTTAAATCCCGAGGAAGTGATGTCCATCCTTGAAAAGTCTGTTAGCGCTTATAGACAGACTCAACTCACACCATTTGACATCATAGATGCATGCAACAAGGTTAGATCTAGGAAAGTCGAGCCCGTGAGGGAAAAGCTATTTAAGAGACTTGGACTTTTACGCGAGGAAGAGTTTTCATACAAAGTCACTATAGATGATTTTAAGCTCGTGGCTAGGGAGCTTAGAGGGTACGTAGAGCAGGAGAAGAGCACTGAGGTCTTGAGCTCAGTGTTAAAGATAAAGCCGGCTGTGAGCTACAGGGACATTGGGGGACTCTTCGGGATTAAGGAGAAGATATTCAAGATAATATCGCTAAGCCTCAAGCCTGAGCTTGCAAGCAAACTTAACTGGGTTCCTCCAAAAGGCTTCCTACTTTGGGGGGAGCCTGGTTGTGGTAAGACCTACTTATCGAAGGCTGTGGCTAAGGAGAATGATGCTACCTTCTTTTACGTGCCAGCAGCCCAACTACTAATTAATGCTAAATGGGTTGGAGAGCCTGAGAAGAACATAAAGGATCTATTTCAGCTTGCTAGGAGACATGCTCCCAGTATAATATTCTTCGATGAATTCGACGTAATAGCTGGTAAAAGGAAGGGGGATCCAGTTAGCGATAGACTTACAGCTCAGATACTTACTGAGCTTGATGGTCTGCAGCCCCTTGAAAATGTGATTGTAATAGCCGCAACTAACAGGCTTGACGTGATAGATGAGGCGGTTCTAAACAGGTTTGAGCCTTATATAATAGAGGTACCATTACCGAGAAATGATGAGGAAAGGCTTGATGTTATAAGAGTTCACCTTAGACAATATCTGCCCCACCTCCACGATGAAGTCACTCCTGAGAGGGTCTTGAGCATAATTAAGAGGTTTAGGGTTGTATCACCACGCGTCGTGGCTGAGGTCATTAAGGAGGCTAATAGGCTTAGAAGTCAGGAGGTTGTGGCAGCTAGCGAATGCGTTAAGGCCCTCTCCATAGGTGATAAGGTGAGGTTGACTGAGGTAATGGAGATGTATAAAGAGGATCTTGAGAGAATTAGAGAGCTAGTAGGCTCAACGGACATTGAGGTGCTCTCTAAAGTAACTCCGGAGGTGTATAAGGTAAGGCTGTATCACTTTGAGAAGGCGGCTGAACTTCTAGAACATGAAGTTGACAAGGAGTTAATGGATGCTCAGGAGAGTATGGTAACTGAGGGGCCTGGTGTAGCGCTGGGATTAGCTACTGATCCGCAGGGTAGGAGGGGTATCCTGTTGATAGTGGAGTGCTCTGTGAAGAAAGGTTCAGGTAAGGTGCACGTTACGGGCGCTGCAAAGTCGGTTACGATAGCTCCAATGACCTCAGTTGAGGACGTTAGTGTTATTGAGAGTGCTCAGAATGCTGTAGACTACGTAAAGATGTACGTGGAGGAGAAACTAGGCATAGACTTAAGCGACTACGATTTTAGATTTCAGATTGTAAGTCCTCTCGAAGGAATTCCTGGAGGGGGAGTCTCTGGTCCAAGCCTAGGATTGACCTTTAGCGTGGCGGCCATATCAGAGTTAGCGGGTCTATCATCAAGCCAATCAGTTGTCATGACTGGTAAGAGCGATATAAAGGGTAAGGTTGGACCAGTTGGAGGTTTAGGTTGGAGAGGTGCTGGTAAGATCTTAGCGGCCATAAAGACTAGGAGAATCAAGATTAAGAAGTTCATAATGCCTAAGTGGAATTATGAGAATGCTAGAGATGAAGTAAAGGTTCTAGAGGAGGCTGGCATTACGGTAATACCGGTTGAGAGGCAGGTAGAGGCTTGGCTCCACGCGCTGGATGTAAGTGAGGAGGAAATGCTTGAGAAGATAGCAAAGAATATGAGTGCTAAACAAGCAAACCGGGCAAAGGGGCCTCTTGAGCAGATAGGTGAAGATGAAGCCCCACGATCCTATTAG
- a CDS encoding heterodisulfide reductase-related iron-sulfur binding cluster yields the protein MVLKEIKGHVTYYPGCMSINVYPGIARSTLELLRLLSIDAKLPISMLCCGLPIGLLGIAKAEQMNAIVCFNVAKLMSNPDYIVVSCNGCYLALNKALSSEEFRRRYGVRARCLHVAELLWQSRHELARKVKRDMSKVKVAVHVGCHYNYALHGRALRGEEGEDILEDVALAFNSEVVDYEEKHSCCGAPAAKWIGHIMLELSQRKITSIIESGADMILTMCPACMLILDKTQYELRQLEELTRTIPILHVSQFIALALGYDPNRIVGLHLHLSAQEAPLPGLLV from the coding sequence TTGGTACTAAAAGAGATTAAGGGCCATGTAACTTACTACCCAGGCTGCATGTCAATCAACGTATATCCCGGGATAGCGAGGTCAACCCTTGAGCTATTAAGGCTCTTAAGCATCGACGCTAAGCTTCCTATCAGCATGTTGTGCTGCGGGCTACCCATAGGGCTCCTCGGCATAGCAAAAGCCGAGCAAATGAACGCAATCGTTTGCTTTAACGTGGCCAAGCTCATGTCAAATCCTGACTACATAGTCGTATCGTGTAACGGTTGCTACCTCGCCTTAAATAAGGCTTTGAGCTCTGAAGAGTTTAGAAGAAGATATGGAGTGAGAGCACGTTGTCTACATGTAGCTGAACTACTATGGCAGAGTAGACACGAGCTAGCTAGAAAAGTAAAGAGGGATATGAGCAAAGTGAAGGTGGCAGTGCATGTTGGCTGCCACTATAACTATGCCCTCCATGGGAGGGCTTTAAGGGGGGAGGAGGGCGAAGACATACTTGAAGACGTGGCCTTAGCATTCAATTCTGAAGTAGTTGACTATGAAGAGAAGCATAGTTGTTGTGGTGCGCCAGCAGCTAAGTGGATTGGTCACATAATGCTTGAGCTCTCACAGAGAAAAATAACGAGCATTATTGAGAGTGGGGCTGACATGATTCTAACAATGTGTCCTGCCTGCATGCTGATTCTCGATAAGACGCAGTACGAGTTAAGACAGCTTGAAGAATTGACGAGGACGATACCCATACTTCACGTCTCGCAATTCATAGCACTAGCGCTGGGCTACGATCCTAATAGGATCGTGGGGCTTCATCTTCACCTATCTGCTCAAGAGGCCCCTTTGCCCGGTTTGCTTGTTTAG
- a CDS encoding 4Fe-4S dicluster domain-containing protein, with protein sequence MQCGSCTSACVVSRITKSFNPRLIVYSIKQDVPVDGSDIWLCLRCHTCEARCPNSVKIPEIIGELRERVLEERGERRIVELYMDLAETIFNEGVIVPPVSNEVKEFKAESELNIPKLSEEFKDELKAFMKAISFEDRLRRVMSIGTKRD encoded by the coding sequence ATTCAGTGTGGCAGCTGTACATCAGCTTGCGTGGTCTCGAGGATAACTAAGAGCTTTAACCCGAGGCTCATCGTATACAGCATCAAGCAAGACGTTCCAGTGGATGGTAGTGACATATGGCTATGCCTGAGATGCCACACGTGTGAAGCACGATGTCCAAATTCAGTAAAGATTCCAGAGATAATAGGTGAACTTAGAGAACGAGTCCTAGAAGAGCGAGGTGAAAGGAGGATTGTTGAGCTATACATGGACCTCGCTGAGACTATATTCAATGAGGGTGTCATAGTCCCGCCGGTAAGCAATGAGGTGAAGGAGTTTAAGGCTGAGTCAGAACTCAACATCCCAAAGCTTTCTGAAGAATTCAAAGACGAGCTTAAGGCCTTCATGAAAGCCATAAGCTTTGAGGATAGACTTAGAAGGGTGATGAGCATTGGTACTAAAAGAGATTAA
- a CDS encoding 4Fe-4S binding protein, with product MKPQSKLELEGKTINYRWLAPVLEKKLSYHTDKCFGCGLCEIVCPVKAISMGPVKDIASGRVEAPYIIIDETKCIACPLCSSVCPSKALKLTLKADFPHPRVKGNMVVDREKCIPCLFCEKICPRRAIRVNINIKKKSKLVKYLEEGKVGGIGTITIDLGKCCYCGLCELLCDAIKIEWTQSKPPHFKLGVAVLVDESKCDYCGLCEKICPVKAIKVECKEAAPREVCEPEVDGSIDVDEEKCVWCGLCTLCPVGAIKVEKQFKGDVYMVQPNNCDPSGCKNCINICPTNVVYVAKPPSLDKMLFVKDYCIYCGACEKACPVNAIRVARSDLRFEDSSVLWFNMSYEYFKRMLTNYKSPKPAVYYRAIKVERVEITPPPPLPKPLMSRGFNKAVNAIERLKSLVNTVHGRVAFERGRIDEVLSKLRR from the coding sequence GTGAAGCCACAATCTAAGTTAGAGTTGGAGGGCAAGACCATCAATTATAGGTGGCTAGCTCCAGTATTAGAGAAGAAGCTTTCATACCACACTGATAAGTGCTTTGGATGTGGGCTCTGTGAGATCGTCTGTCCAGTCAAGGCAATATCAATGGGTCCAGTTAAGGACATAGCGTCAGGGAGGGTGGAGGCTCCATATATAATTATAGATGAGACAAAGTGTATCGCTTGCCCCCTATGCTCATCTGTTTGCCCCTCTAAAGCTTTAAAGCTCACCCTTAAGGCAGACTTCCCTCATCCGAGGGTCAAGGGAAACATGGTGGTAGATCGCGAAAAGTGCATTCCATGCCTATTCTGTGAGAAGATATGCCCGAGGAGAGCAATAAGGGTCAACATCAACATCAAGAAGAAGAGCAAGCTTGTGAAGTATCTTGAGGAGGGCAAGGTGGGGGGAATAGGCACGATAACCATAGACCTTGGAAAGTGTTGCTACTGTGGTCTATGTGAGCTTCTTTGCGATGCAATAAAGATAGAGTGGACTCAATCCAAACCTCCACACTTCAAGCTAGGAGTAGCCGTGTTGGTTGATGAGAGTAAATGCGATTACTGCGGACTCTGTGAAAAGATATGCCCAGTAAAGGCGATCAAAGTTGAGTGTAAGGAAGCAGCTCCTAGAGAAGTATGTGAACCTGAAGTCGATGGATCAATAGATGTAGACGAAGAAAAATGCGTTTGGTGCGGTTTATGCACTCTATGTCCTGTAGGGGCAATAAAGGTCGAGAAGCAATTTAAGGGGGACGTATACATGGTTCAACCAAACAACTGTGATCCGTCTGGCTGTAAGAATTGCATAAACATATGCCCCACTAATGTAGTGTACGTCGCTAAACCCCCATCACTAGACAAGATGTTATTCGTCAAGGACTACTGCATTTACTGTGGAGCATGCGAGAAAGCTTGCCCAGTTAATGCCATTAGAGTAGCGAGGAGTGACTTAAGGTTTGAGGATTCAAGTGTGTTGTGGTTCAACATGAGCTACGAGTACTTTAAGAGAATGCTCACTAACTATAAGTCTCCTAAGCCAGCCGTGTACTACAGAGCTATTAAAGTTGAGAGGGTTGAGATTACCCCTCCACCGCCACTGCCCAAACCCCTTATGTCTAGGGGGTTCAATAAGGCGGTTAATGCTATTGAGAGGCTTAAGAGCCTAGTGAACACAGTCCATGGGAGGGTCGCTTTTGAGAGGGGTAGGATTGATGAGGTACTATCAAAATTAAGGAGGTAG